A region of the Nocardia asteroides genome:
GCTCGGTGACGAGGCCGTGGCGCTGGCCGCCGAGCACGGCCTGCGCGGCACCGCGATCCCCGCCGACTGGCCCGCGTACCCGCCGAACGGCCCCGAGAGACTGGAGCACAGCGATGAGTGACCGGGTTGCCGCCGTGGATTGCGGCACGAACTCCATCCGACTGCTGATCGCCGACGTGCTCGGCGACGGCCGCCTGACCGACGTGCATCGCGAGATGCGGATCGTCCGTCTCGGTCAGGGGGTCGACGCCACGGGCTCGCTCGCGCCGGAGGCGATCGAACGCACCCGCGCCGCGCTGGCCGACTACGCCGCGCTGATGCGCGAGGCGGGCGTCTCCAGGGTGCGGATGGTGGCCACGTCCGCCACCCGGGACGCCGCCAACCGGGAGGACTTCTTCGCCATGGCCCGCGCCGAACTCGGCGCCGTGGTCGCGGGCGCCGAAGCCGAGGTGATCACCGGTGACGAGGAGGCGCGGCTGTCGTTCGCCGGCGCGATCGGCGAACTGTCGGAAGCGGCGGGTCCCTTCGTCGTGGTGGACCTCGGCGGCGGATCGACCGAGCTGGTGTTCGGCGACAGCGCCGGTGTGCGCGCCGCGTTCTCCGCGGACATCGGCTGCGTCCGGATCACCGAGCGGTGCCTGGCGGGCAACCCGTCGACCGCCGATCAGATCGCGGCGGCGCGCGCCTTCGCGACCGAACGGTTGACCGAGGCGTTCACTCACGTCCCGGTGGAGGGGGCGCACACCTGGGTCGGCGTGGCGGGCACGATGACCACCCTGGCCGCGGTAGCGCTCGATCTCCCCGAGTACGACTCGGGGCGGGTGCATCTCACCCGGCTGACCATGGATCAGGTGCACGAGGTCTGCGACCGCCTGATCGCCATGGACCACGATCAGCGCGCCGCGCTCGGCCCGATGCATCCGGGCCGGGTCGACGTGATCGGCGGCGGTGCGGTCATCACCGAAGTGCTCGCCGAGGAACTGTCCCGGCGCGCGGGCATTTCCGAGCTGGTCGTCAGCGAGCACGACATCCTCGACGGCATCGCCCTGTCCATCGCCTGACCGGCCGGGCCGCGTCCGGTCAGCTCCGCGGGGCGTTTCCGTCCAGCTTGATCTCGGCGTGCGTCTCGGCTCCGGCGCGAACCGCGGTGCCGGTGTGCGCCGCCCGGCGCGCCTTGCCGACCGCTATATCGGCGAGCCGGGAAAGCGACTCCTTGTTCCGTGGCACCAGAAGGACCTCTTGCAGCACGTTGGGCACCAGCGTGCCCAATCCCCGTTTCGCGTGCTCGTACATCCGGATCTCGGTTTCACCGGGCACGGTCTCGACGAGTTCCAAGCGGATCCACGCCGAGCCGAGGGGCGAGAACTTGGCCTCGAGTTCGAGCATGTGCGGTGGGTCCACCGAGACGACCTGCGTGGTGTCCTCCGCGGTGAACGGCCAGACTCCCACGCTGTAGTGCAGCTCGGAACCGGCGGCGGGCCATTCGTCGTCGACGTCTCGGATGTGCGTGGCGCCGACCACCCAAGCACAGAACAGCCAGCCGTCGGCCAGGACGGCGAA
Encoded here:
- a CDS encoding Ppx/GppA family phosphatase translates to MSDRVAAVDCGTNSIRLLIADVLGDGRLTDVHREMRIVRLGQGVDATGSLAPEAIERTRAALADYAALMREAGVSRVRMVATSATRDAANREDFFAMARAELGAVVAGAEAEVITGDEEARLSFAGAIGELSEAAGPFVVVDLGGGSTELVFGDSAGVRAAFSADIGCVRITERCLAGNPSTADQIAAARAFATERLTEAFTHVPVEGAHTWVGVAGTMTTLAAVALDLPEYDSGRVHLTRLTMDQVHEVCDRLIAMDHDQRAALGPMHPGRVDVIGGGAVITEVLAEELSRRAGISELVVSEHDILDGIALSIA
- a CDS encoding SRPBCC family protein; the encoded protein is MVHVEITVPTTPEQVFAVLADGWLFCAWVVGATHIRDVDDEWPAAGSELHYSVGVWPFTAEDTTQVVSVDPPHMLELEAKFSPLGSAWIRLELVETVPGETEIRMYEHAKRGLGTLVPNVLQEVLLVPRNKESLSRLADIAVGKARRAAHTGTAVRAGAETHAEIKLDGNAPRS